The stretch of DNA ACTTCAGTTTGAGACAAATAATTAGGACCATTGTGATTGACAACTGATTTCTGCCtgcaaaattaaaaatgtatatctACAAAGAGACATCTGCACAATCTGCCATGCACACTGTTACCAGCAAAGGGACATGCAGTTAAAAGTGCAAGTCTACGGAGGGGTTCTGTTGCCAACTCGGACAAAGCATCAATGTTATGTAcatgtgtttacatttctgaaCAAACATTAGGATGAGGAtcaaaaaaagagcaaaacagAACGGACTAAGTGCAGCACGTCACATTATTTCAATATGACTGGTGTTGTGCCGAGGGTGCAGAGAATGGGGTGTGATGGTTGCTTTAACATTGTTCTTTGTTGTGGCACAGAATTTGGCTCGGTCAGAGTCAATCTGCCTGCACCACGTCCTTGTGGTGGCGCATGATATGCTGGTTCTTCTCAGAGGGTCGTCGGAACCCTTTCGAACAGATCTCGCAGCGGTGCGGATAGTCTTTTGTGTGAATGGAAATCACGTGCCGCTTGAAACCCGAAGCGTCCCCGGTGCTGTAGTCACAGTACTGGCACTGGTAAATTCTCCTttctttttgtcctttgccaataaCTACAGTGACACTGCTGGCTAAGCTGGCTGCACTGACTCTGccaggcgggccagaggcgctGGACGCGCTAGGTGCAGACTTTTTAGGTGTCACAACAGGAGTGTGCGTCTCTGTCCTCTTAGACTCACTCTTTTCAGGAGAGGCCTGTTGCTCCTTTGTGTGGACAGACAAGATATGGCGACTGAGAACAAAAGGGTCTGCAATTTTGAAGTTGCAGTGCCGGCATTGATGGAGTTTCTTGGTGCGGTGGGATACTGAGTGCTTCTTCAGTTCAGACGGCCGGTGGAAGCCTTTACCACAGATGGCACATTTGTGTGGATAGTCCTTGGTGTGAACAGATATGATATGGCGTTTCAGGTCACTGGAGTTGGAACTTTTGTGATCACAGTGGGCACAATGGTGGGTCTTATTCTCTTCGTGTGTTAGTCCGTGCTGCAttaactcctcctcctctgcaaaGGTCTGGAAACAGCGCTCACATTTGTATGGCATCTCTTTGCTATGCTTAGTCTTGATGTGTGTCTTGAGATTAGAGGAATCGGCCGACTTGTAGTCGCAGTACAGGCAGGAGTAGGGCTTCTCGCCCGTGTGCGTGCGCATGTGTTTCTTCAATTCTGAAGGGTGTCGAAAGCCTTTTCCACATTCCACACAGATGTGGGGGAAGCTTTTACTGTGAACTGCCAACAAGTGCCGATTGAGCAGTCCTTGCTCAGCTGTTTCATAGTCACAGAACTTGCATTTATGCATCTTGTTGGGCGTTGGAGGCGGCTGGCTCTTGGGCTCTCGGTGGTGGTGCTGCAGTCTGTGAGAGaacagcgccgcctgctggtgGAACTCCTTGCCACACATTTCACACTCGAAAGGGGCCTTGCTGCTCAGAGCATGCACCTCCATGTGGTTGTGGAGGCTAGCTTTCTTGTTGGTGGTGAAGTCACAGTCTGTACATTGGTACTTTTTCCTTGTCAGAACATCCTGGTGATGATTCTTGGTGTGGCGTTTCAGGAAGCCTCGAGACTTGAACTTTTTACCACATAGCATGCAGGGGTAAACGGTCAGAGGCTGACCATATGGACCGATGATGATGGCTGGAGAGAAAAATGACAAGAGGGAGACGGAAATGACAACATGCCCATTATCTTGTTTCTAAACTTTTGGTCACCTTCCATTTTGGTGTTtaaaaaggtgcaatatgtaatactgacagctagtgtttaaaatagttactgccgtacaaattcaaaatactggagagagtcgtctcccccgtcccctcctccccagatccgaagttcacggaggttacCAGGCtgaccgcagcatccacaacaatgttgctagatgcttgtctcacatagccagacattacttcacagcacagctgaGTAGCCAACGTTAGATgatggctatattgacagtcataaaagcctgtgctcacgcggagctctgtacccaactgacagacactttttcggcttagaattacggtaggaaccgctaaaaacacaacaacctcgctgCCCTCTCCACCCGACGGAAAGACACTTCCTTGGGATAGAGTTACGGTAGGAACCACTtaaaataccactaccttgccgtcctctcctcCGGACTgaatacactttattggcttagaattatggCAACAATTGCGTCCCAATTTACAGCcaccctctcttggcttaaaataactcaccgttgtcggctactgccgctgaacaggctacacgttgtaaacagccgtggcccgcttgcctggtcctccggtaacgttagcggttagcagggttagcaagGCGGTGTTAGCCAGGatcagtcgggatcactttactggctgtgtctcaattgtttttgcaaatAACCAACTCAATGTGAgttaattcaatgtgagtacgcAAATgctgaaatgacataaaatgcccgtcccttgtagccatAATAAATTAGCCTGAACCTGATActtagctacctgttcaggaggaaattagccaactctgtccttttgggctctaagctgactccatctttcaaatacatctccaatatttacccagatGGGTTTGTtatgtctctggtcacgcaactgttagaaacatgtagttttttttttaggtctggTAGAATCTATCACCGTTGATCCCGTTTGTTTCTTTGCTGCTTTcaggctgtactaacgttaaagctgtagtgtgctgggtttacgtttttacagctatatctggcaacctggcctggctgtcaaactgggcagttgataacaacacacaggcccaaatacaaacagaaattccgtcaatgaacggaaatttcaaaagaagaaaatactggcattagcattgttgtcagaaaagatagtatttcaacttagcatgtttccttaatatctgatgacgcattggggtcatttttgactttattacagtaaatatattacatattggacctttaaattcatttaaactaataaaaaccatGTATTTAAAAAGGTAATAGGCATTGTATTCTTCACCAATAACAATCCCAATAAAATATATTGTTATATCAAGgagtttgattttaaatataataaataagcaGCATTATTATTAGTGCGTACATAATCAATCTTTGAGGTTGTTCAAACACAAGTGGGACTGCAGATATGAAAGATTATTATCATATGGAATCAGGGAGGACAGAAAATTTAAAACCAAGGAAACACGTGTtcgttccttgggagtgttttaatccaaaccacgatctttttcctaaacttaaccagtCGTTTTGGCACCGACGTTGTCGCCATTTTTTTCCGGCTTAACGccatagctgtatcccttctagccacaaCCGTGAATAAGACAGATTCCTGTGCCACATTGTTATTTCAAAGCAGGGGCATCTGCACAATATTTTTCTGAATAATCAATAGGATGAAGTAGTGGAAGGCATCCGCTGGACAGGGAAGGCAAATGACCaacaaataagtcccttaaacTTTGGTTGGACTGACTGGAGTCGTGCTAAAGTCAGAAATTGCCACCCACAACAAAGGAaatgtgtttctttcttttcttatcAATTTAAAATTCAATATGTTGGAGTTTTGACTGACGCAAATTTAAAATCACTGGGCTCTGACAACATGCATCttgtaggggtggaacggtacatgtattcgtaatGAACCGAAAGGGTACGgggtctcggttcggtacatggaTTTaaacggagaatacacggtataaaaataaataaaaatgaattaaagtgcccatattatgaaaaaaatcactttttctgggatttggggtgttatgttgtgtctctggtgcttccacacacatacaaactttgaaaaaaatccatccatgctgtttagagtgagatacggtttctgaatgtgtcctgccttcagtctctgggtgagctgttcaaaatcggcacggcttgtgacgtcacaagccgaaacgagcaggctaaccgcaaccattagctagtagcatgctaacgctaatgctaacgctagcatgctacctcgttctcaatagcaaagcactgctacaacacacacaagttcaccataatctacaaaagaactacttccatgtgcgccctcatttagaagtctcccagctaatcctgccttgtaactgaccgaagttgtagaaacagcctgtcttttactgtctatggagctagctagctgacatgatctacatctgagctactgcacatgtgcagtgcaatcaaatatagtacagaagaagaagaagaaaagaggtctcactctgtagctaaaacagagaccagctgaaaagaggatctgcagcagtgagagagagcactgcagtacaacaaaaatatggtgttttttgaaaatgaaaccatgtaaacctattctggtacaaccttaaaatacaattatgaacctgaaaatgagcataatatggctgctttaatgtaatgcggaactactgttagatacgcgTTTCTATAGGGACATCTTATCTGTAGCCCCCCGCTCTGAAGCTCCCGAGCACCGCCTACATgtccagtgagtgagtcagagcTAGCAGCACTAAGGATGATTAGCCTAGCCTATGGTGAGTGGTGGCGACCCACAAGACCCGCTggcctctttaagatcgcaagtttgggaaaactttgGTTTCCCAGTCAGTTACAGTACtacaggcgagagagtggtggataagacgaggactgtgtcggcgttgttcagcagttgttgggtatgtgagtggaaatacatctaacatgctaacgcatatccaacgccatcacccagatgtgccaatcactggaacgagacaaaaaaaaactgtctaaCTTCTCCGCCCTATAGTGCTTAACCAGCCTTTAGATACAAATAgggccacaaaaaaaaaaaaaaaaaaaaaaaaaatcactgaagCAATCGGAATTTACATGTCATCTTCAATGCACCCATATTCACTCCTAGAGTAGACTTATTTGCTGTATGTGCTCGAACCTCGTTACAACATGCCATCCCATCTACACGAGGCAAACtgtagtcccttccatatacaaccaaacacggacgtTGATGGAGCACGAGTTGTCAGCTGCACCCTCCGTTTCACTAACGACTGATGGTTGGACTTTGCGTGCTACGGCAAGCTATCTCACGGTGACTGCTCATTTTATTGACTGAGTGGGAAATGAAAGCGTCAGTTCTACAGACGCAGCCCCTGTATGAGCAGCACACAAGCACTCACCTAGCTGAGAAGCTACAGAAGATCGTGGCAGAGTGGAAACTAGAAAGGTATGCCTGTCGCATTTAATAGCAAGAAtactttcttttatcttttgtgGGGGAAGGTCTCGCAtaagtagattttttttattattctatgtaatttgcactttcataaataagagatgctgtattttcagttAGTTCAGTTAGTagttttatagctgattgtcttattttgtttacaagttacagatggagtctggagatgatgtggggtacttattgtttacatcttactttacatacttcaggctgttgcagctagctcaggggagagactgtatgacactaggtggtacagccggagacatgcacaataaaaaaaaatgccttctgcatttttgttttgcctttccctccattgtaccgaaccgaaccaTGACGTCTGAACCGAACCacgacttctgtgtaccgttccacccctagcaTCTTGCATTTGTTACTGATCAGTTAAATCAAATATTAGCAACTTATCAATGATGAAAATAACGCAGTTGGAGCTTTCATCCTTAATGAACAGCTCCACTGTAGCATTTATGATCTAAAGGGCTTCTTTATGGAGCGATGAGAGAAACATGAATTTGAGTTGCTCTTACCTGTCTGCACCTGGCGAGGCTCCGACCGCCTCCTGTTCTTGTTACGTTGTCTATTGATTTCATCAACCCCGTCAGATTCATCGATGTGCAGCAGTGCGCTGGCTGCACCGTTTCTGTTTTCACAACTCTCGCTATCCTCCGCACCTGTGAGACCGACAGAATGTCtttaacacaaaaataaacaaaaccagCATCTGTAAAGCTTAAGCCAAGACACTCAGAGACGTGGTTGATGCACAGGCTTCCAGTGTTGTTTTAAAAGCAATTTAATAGACAGGGGGGGCTGACCATAAGCAGCTGCCCAGGCCACAGGCATGAAGTCCTTGCTTAGAGACACGCTGTCATACGAGCGGTCTTGAGTTACTCGCTCTTCGCCTCCTACCACCACCTCCATATAAACCTCATCAGTCACCTTGGACCCACCTGTAGATGAGCCCAACATgtacaaaaccaaaaaaaactagTGACGTTTAGTTTCATGACAGCCATCCCCGCTCGTCAGATCTGAACGACTCACCATGGTTTCCTTGATTGTGATGAGAGTCTCCGACAGACATGTAAACCATCTTCTCTCTGAGTGTTTGGCCTGAAGATTCGGTTAACGCCACACTCTCCGTGTCTCCATCGCTGATGTCAACCGATTCTGCTGCagaattaaaacattttaaatcgtCCACTTTTTAGCAAATCTGTCACAAATTCTTAGTCAACCTGTGGGAAACTGAGCCCTCAAACCTTTTCCAGGACTTCTGCAGGGTTTCACCAAGTTACATTTAAAACTGATACCTTTTTAATAGCATCATTTAAAACTTGTTTCACAATTATATCAGCCAAAGTTTGATGGAAAACCAGtcttaagactttttaaaaacttttaagGCCccctattttttaaacatttaaagatacacaagaacagaaaacaatacatttggcCAATAAAATTAAGGTTTTTgcaaaacaaagaaat from Sander lucioperca isolate FBNREF2018 chromosome 13, SLUC_FBN_1.2, whole genome shotgun sequence encodes:
- the LOC116064758 gene encoding zinc finger Y-chromosomal protein 1 isoform X1 gives rise to the protein MDEDVTRLAIHSEEPKIILHGSDEGGAGGQEFVVELQETVLVSEGEGEGMAVHRFAPDELVIQDAVEDVVSEYVHCDEDEDEDDDVAVETCVMALEGEEEGVAMGDIPEDGLDPEQQDDDDQDSCGDYLMISLDEAGKMVSEDGTEVTVEGAVEDQEVEKDEDGQEVIKVYIFKADSGEDDMAESVDISDGDTESVALTESSGQTLREKMVYMSVGDSHHNQGNHGGSKVTDEVYMEVVVGGEERVTQDRSYDSVSLSKDFMPVAWAAAYGAEDSESCENRNGAASALLHIDESDGVDEINRQRNKNRRRSEPRQVQTAIIIGPYGQPLTVYPCMLCGKKFKSRGFLKRHTKNHHQDVLTRKKYQCTDCDFTTNKKASLHNHMEVHALSSKAPFECEMCGKEFHQQAALFSHRLQHHHREPKSQPPPTPNKMHKCKFCDYETAEQGLLNRHLLAVHSKSFPHICVECGKGFRHPSELKKHMRTHTGEKPYSCLYCDYKSADSSNLKTHIKTKHSKEMPYKCERCFQTFAEEEELMQHGLTHEENKTHHCAHCDHKSSNSSDLKRHIISVHTKDYPHKCAICGKGFHRPSELKKHSVSHRTKKLHQCRHCNFKIADPFVLSRHILSVHTKEQQASPEKSESKRTETHTPVVTPKKSAPSASSASGPPGRVSAASLASSVTVVIGKGQKERRIYQCQYCDYSTGDASGFKRHVISIHTKDYPHRCEICSKGFRRPSEKNQHIMRHHKDVVQAD
- the LOC116064758 gene encoding zinc finger Y-chromosomal protein 1 isoform X2, yielding MDEDVTRLAIHSEEPKIILHGSDEGGAGGQEFVVELQETVLVSEGEGEGMAVHRFAPDELVIQDAVEDVVSEYVHCDEDEDEDDDVAVETCVMALEGEEEGVAMGDIPEDGLDPEQQDDDDQDSCGDYLMISLDEAGKMVSEDGTEVTVEGAVEDQEVEKDEDGQEVIKVYIFKADSGEDDMAESVDISDGDTESVALTESSGQTLREKMVYMSVGDSHHNQGNHGAEDSESCENRNGAASALLHIDESDGVDEINRQRNKNRRRSEPRQVQTAIIIGPYGQPLTVYPCMLCGKKFKSRGFLKRHTKNHHQDVLTRKKYQCTDCDFTTNKKASLHNHMEVHALSSKAPFECEMCGKEFHQQAALFSHRLQHHHREPKSQPPPTPNKMHKCKFCDYETAEQGLLNRHLLAVHSKSFPHICVECGKGFRHPSELKKHMRTHTGEKPYSCLYCDYKSADSSNLKTHIKTKHSKEMPYKCERCFQTFAEEEELMQHGLTHEENKTHHCAHCDHKSSNSSDLKRHIISVHTKDYPHKCAICGKGFHRPSELKKHSVSHRTKKLHQCRHCNFKIADPFVLSRHILSVHTKEQQASPEKSESKRTETHTPVVTPKKSAPSASSASGPPGRVSAASLASSVTVVIGKGQKERRIYQCQYCDYSTGDASGFKRHVISIHTKDYPHRCEICSKGFRRPSEKNQHIMRHHKDVVQAD